The genomic segment CTCACGAGACAGCCTTGAATGATGGGGTTTAACACTTCCaaaatgtgtttatgttttttcatttttaatcagtttatttttccccattttaatttttaatcttcataAGCACACAGTAAGGGCATCTATTTGTGAGGTGCATGAGCTCTTTTGACATGGATATATGATGTATAAGAATCGCATCGGGGTATATGGAATGTCCATTGCCTCAGGCATTGATCACTTCTTTGTGTCaggaacattccaattccacTCTTTTGGTTACTTTTAAATGTGCTACAAACTATTGCTGATTGTAGTCACCATATTGGGCTATCAAGTACTAGGTCTTCTTCTATCTACTATATTTTTGATCCATTAACCATTCCACATCCTCTCAACACCCCACTACCCTTCCCCACCTCTGGTAAGCATCATTCCCTACTGtatcttcctgggttcaaattttaGCTTCAACAAATGAATAAGAACATGTAAGGTTGTCTCTcgatgcctggcttttttcatttaacacaatgacttccagttccatccaagttgttgcagATGAAAGAtctcctctttttgtgtctgaatagtactccattttgcacatgaaccacattttctttacctattcATGTGTTGACGGAcacaggttgcttccaaatcctgGCTATTATGAGcagtgctgcagcaaacatgggagtgcagagaTCTCTTCAACAGATGGGTTCATTTGGGGGGTGGCATATATCCAGCAGCGGAAtatctggatcatatggtagctctatgtCTGGTTTTTTGAgagacctccaaactgttcttcatatactaatttacattctcactggTGCaggagggttcccttttctctacgtCCTTGCCAGCTTTGCTATTGACTGTCACTTGGATAAAACTCAtgttaactggagtgagatggtgtcacattgtagttttgatctgcattccTCCGACACTCAGTGGCACTAAGTACACTTTCTTATGCCTGCTTGCCATTCGTATGTCCTCTtgtgagaaatgtctgttcagttcttttgcccattttaactGTGTTATTagttttttcctattgagttgtttgagcttcttttatattctcattattaattccttgtcaaatggatagtttgtaagtattttctcctattttgtggGCTGCCTCTTCACCTtcgattgtttcctttgctgtgcagaagctttttaactttatgtgatcccatttgtccatttttgctttggttgcctgtgcttgtagggTATTGATCAAGAAATCTTTGTCCAGACCAGTGTCCTGGAGAGTCCCCAGTGTTTtgttttagtagtttcatagtttgagatctgggatttaagtctttaatccatttgattTGACTTGGCAAAAGAGAAAggtttagtttcattcttccacatatgaatattcagttttccaagcaccatttattgaagagactgtcttttccccagtgtatgttcttggtatctttgtcaaaaatgggTTTACTGTAGGTTGTGGATTTGTTTCtttgctctctattctgttcctttggtctatgtgtctgtttttattgcagtaccatactgttttagttatcatagctctgtagtataatttgaactcaggtaatgtgattccttcagttttgttctttgtgCCCAAGATAGCTTTGGTTTTTCTGGATGATTTGTGGTTTCACATaacttttaggatttttttctatttctgagaagAATCTCGTTGGTATTTAGATAGGAATTGCATTGGATCTGTAGATGGTTTTGGGTAGtatagatattttaacaatatttattcttcaaatccatgaacatgagatattttttcttttttgtgtgtgctccCTTTAATTTCTTATATCGAGGTTTTGTCATTTTCACTGtaaatgtatttcatttctttggttaagtttatttccagttattttatttgtagctattgtaaatgggattacttttttttgatattattttctgttgacatatagaaatgctactgatttttgtatgttgattttttattctGTGACTTTAGTAACTTTGTTtctcagttctaatagttttttttttttttttggtggagcctttaggattttctatattatctgcaaagatgaataaattgacttttttcttttcaattggggtgctctttgttttttatctcttgtctgattgctctggccaggacttctagGGCTGTATTAATAGTGGtaaaagtaggcatccttgtcatattccagatcttagagaaggCTCCCAGGATTTCCCTGCTCAAGACTTGCCTTGGGTCTACcatatatatggcttttattgtgcCGAAGTATGTTCATGCCATATCCAATATTTTGCAGGGTTTTCTTTTAATCTTGaaagagtgttgaattttatcacatGCTTTCTCAGCAgcagttgaaatgatcatatggttttgttCTTCACTCTGCTGATATGATGTACCACactgattgatttgtgtatgccgaaccatccttgcattccagggataaatcTCACTCAGTCATGATGAATGActtttttgatgtactgctgaATTTGGTTAGatactattttgttgaggatttttgcatcaatgttcattggCTATATTGACTtgtattactgttattattatggCGGTATCTTTGGTTTTGGTTTCAAGGTAATACtgaccttgtagaatgagtttggaaatcaaaatatatttatattttaacaagatGATCTTTAGCAAACAACCACACAAAAAACAAGTGAACAAATGAGAAAAGATTTGCTATGGAAGCCAGTGGCCTAGTAACTGGAAAGAGGATGCCATGGgaccacccctcccactggctgcCTGTGCCTTAGCAGCAGATGAGCTGCCTTCTAAAAACTCTTGCCTGGTGTTTACAAATCATGCAGTCATTTACTTCTGGCACAGATCTGCAGAGAAATggagatttttattttgcaaaataaatcaTGAATAGACTCCAAACTGCTGTCACTTTAGAATAGCCTTAATGAAACAATCGGTGGATTAGATGATCTTTGGCTGGCTCTGGGAGGCTGGAAACAGGAGGCCTGGTATCCTGAGGCTGGACTGGACCCATGGTGGCCAACGAATGCTCACTGCTTTTGGCTAAATGGATACACCTTTTAACTTAGTCTCCCACAGAGGCTGCTGACAGCATCTGCACagcatttctccttccctccGCCCTCCATGCATTcccctcacaccacacacattttggcattagaataaaaaaaactggaaatgtaGTGAGCATTGTGGTGTCAAAGTGCACAGGGGACAGGGGCTGTGGCACGGAACAGGCATAAGCCCATCGTGGACTGCATCCTGTTCTGACTTTACTAAAACTTACCacatgatgaaaataaaatggagattTTGTGTCATTATTCCTGGTGCCTAGGAAGATCTAATATGCCATGAATGGCTTTATCTGTTGCCCtgaatttatatttatcttttgacAATAGTGTTTACGTCAATGTTCCCTATAGACTAGAAGGAGCCTGATGCTCTAGAACACAGTCAGTAATAATGGAGAAACTTTGATGCGTGCATTTTCTAAGTTACTGGGTGGAaaatatgggaggctgaggagactGGATTTTCTCTATGTATTTAGTCTTGTAAAAAGCATCAGTATCACACATTGCACATTAGATAATGGATACAGGTTCATTTAAAGCTCAAAACAGCTTTGTGCATTCAGGTCATTATTCCTGCTTTACAGGAGCCAAAGCTGAGCTTCGAATTACACCCTGCTCTGGTGACCAGACAGTGATGGCAATGCCGAAGCCAGAGGCTGTATCTTCTGATTCCAATTCCCCACCTCTTTTCTCAGCACAGGCTTGCCCTAACTAGTCCCAAATGAAGTTAAGGACCGGCCTGCtgttgtggagacagagtcttctctgCTTTGCACATAACATGTTATTTGTTTAGGTTACAGCTAAAATACAACAACTCTTTTGGTGAATTTCTGTTGTTGGAGAAACAGCAGCTTAGACATGTGCACAAGATGCTGGCTACATGCACAATGTGGCCACAGGCTTTGAACTAGACCAGGAGGCAGAGCGCTTTGCAGGCAACATCCCAGGCCCCTTTGAAAAAGCCAGGTGACCGTGGGCAGATGCTGCCCAAACCCGTCAAGCCCAGGGTGTTCACAAGCCTGTAAAGAAGGATTGTGCATTTGCCTTGCGGATGATACTAAGCATAGGTGAAAGCAGGGGCTTGGTTTAGATTTTGGAGTGGAGGCCAGGGGAGGCTCTGGGCTGGCAGGCTGAGCAGCTGCTGGACTTCAGGACAAGCTCCCAATGTGGGAGGAGAGCACTGGCCATGCTGAAGAGGAAGACGTTGCACGCTTTGGCAGACGCAAACGTCTTAAGGGTGGGAAAGTTGGAGTGGCTGTAAGATAACACCATGGTGCTCAGCCGAATCTGCTTTCAATTATGATGATGTTGTCCCTAGAGCTATTCACAGCATCTGGGTATCAAAGTCCGTCCAGCGGTCTTCTGTCTCAAAGAACACGATCTTGAGCCAGCtcctgttttccatttctgaaggAATGGAACTGCGTTTGGCCTCCAGTCATGCAGGCCGCCCAGATGCAGCACAAGTCTATGAATCATGTAATTGCTCAGCACACAGGAAATGTGCAGGGGGAGGCTGAGAAAACACAGAGGGGCAAGGgggtgcagcctctgcctcagctCCAAATGTGGGCAAATCAGAGGCACATTCCTCTCTCTCCTGCGACTGTCCCATGGACCCCTCAGATGTGAAAATGTGCAGGACTTACTGCTTCCCCCACCCCAATTTTTGTTAAGGTCATTCACATAGGTGTTTACAGATTCAATCAGCTACGCTACAGAATATGAAAACTGTGTCAGAACCCAGAGCAAGAAGTGAGTTACAAGCACCAGGGAGATTTGCTTGAGATCGAATTTTCAGCCCAGAGGCTATATTCCTAATGCCCCATACGCAACTAATCCCAGTGAATGTGTATTCTTATAAAAGCTTTTTCCACACCCCATGCTCTGCTCTGGTGGCTTATGTAAATACATATGTTATTTGAGACGTGACTCTTATCAGGGGTGACTGTAAGGGAAAACTGTCATGTTGTCTTTTTTGGCATTTTCTCCTTTCATATTTCTGAAGATTATCTTCTGTATATACTGGAACTCTACCTATTGTCCAGCCTTACCAGGATGGCCAGGGACCCGGCCAGTGGCCCTCATGCAGATCGGCCCTGTAACCTCTCTCCTCGTGAACACCCAGCTTGTTCTCACCCTCTTGAGGCCTCACCAACACCCTAAAGAGCTCTGAACTAACACTGGGTGCCTCTCCTCTCTTGCCCTGGGGTTTAATCAACTTCTACATGGCAGTCTTTCATGTATCTATGAACAACTGTTCTAGCTCTGACCATGGACTCCCCCTCCTTGGCTCCTCAAGTTTTCTTTacttaaaagcaaaacaagcTAGTTCCTTCAATAGTCTTCTCAGGACAAGACTCTGAGAGCTTCTATCTTCCTTGTTTCTTAAGTACATGTTATCGACCATATAGCGCGTGTCAGGCGAAGCCCCAACAATCAGGAGAGAGAATGATGGAAACCAAACCCTGAGCTTCAGAACTCCTCAGGTTTCTCTAAAACTTTGCTGTCTCCAAACATCCCTGCAAACCCTGACCAAAGGCGCCCCATGGAGTGTGGTGAACAGCTAAGGTCATCTGTGACAGGTGGACAGGTCTGGAAAGgcagccaggctggagtttgCTGGCAGCCCCTTTCTCAGGAGCTTCTGTGCCTCCTCCCCACTCTGGGCGTTGGTCCCCAGCACCATTTTGTGAATTAAACAAAGCAGCTTCAAGGCGGCGGTTCTACCGTGCCgctcctcttcctccacctcaCTCTTCTGAAGCTTTTTGTGCGAACATGAATGTTTTCTCAAGAAAATTTTCTAGTCTCCAAAGTGCTCAAGCACCTTCAGTCTCCCTGATATAGCACCCATATTGCTTTGGAGGCCACGTTGTCTTTGTTCCTCAGCAAGAAAAGCGAGCACATCTTCAGACACTGCTGAAGCTGTTCCCATGTAACTAAAGATCAGGATCCTATGGTGCCCAATCCGGAGGAACACATGTGTGAAAATAGCAATGTTCTGcggagaaagagaatgaatggAATGGAGAATAACCTTAAAGACATTAAAAAGCACTAAAAGGTACAATAGATAAAAAGGCTGGTGGTAATATcagaccattcattcattctttcatgtcCACTCAGCAAATGTCTCCTGTCCACAAGTGCTGGGCCCTGCTGTGAGTGTGAGGGACCCACAGGGAGTGTGGCCAATGGGAATCTCTGTCCTGGAGCACTTTGCCCAGATGAGCAATTAGCCACGTGGATTCCAATGAGGTCAGGTGGTGGGCAGCGTTAAAGCAGGGGCTGCAGCGACATCTGGGAGGTGATGGCGGCTTGGGCTGACGTGGTTGAGATGCACGTGTGAAACCCACGCATTCCAGACAACTCTGAAAGCAAGCGACTGAAACCGGAGTCAtggggaaataaagaaaataaaagattgcTCCAAGATTTTAAAAGACGAAGTTGCTATTTCATGGAATTAGAAAGACTGTTGGGGGCCAGTTTGGTGGCGCAGGAGGTCAGTTTCAGAAACGTCAGCTCTGAGCTTCCCGATGATCATCTAAATGAAGATGTTCTAGGGACGCCAGAGATAAGATGGCGCCTCTCAGAATGGGGATTCATGTTACTGTTTGCCTTAGctgttctttaaaatatttttaagttttcccAAGTGATGTTTTATTAAGTGTGTCAGTTTAAGACGTATTTTTTCGGAGACATTTTCTCTATTTGGCTTAGCTTTCTGTCCTGTAGAGCAGCTCTTTGAGGGACAGGCCCCAAAACATATTAACTGAAGTGTTCGCAGCACTTTCGCTCCAAGATACGTTTGCAGAATGAAAAACCAATGAAGAGGAGCGTCGTGGCTGGCGACGTGTTTATTATTCCTCGTGAACCCCGGGGCTTTTTCACACATTTTCCTGGTCCGCATGGACTCACTGCTGCTTCATGTTACGGTTCACAGGGAGGGACAAATCCCTTCATGGGAAGAAGCGGGTGGGCCCGGGAGCTCATCTGCCAAAGGCCGGGGCTCTCAGGCGGGGCCGGGGAGGGCGGCCAGGGAGGGCCACGGAgggccagggagggcctggggCCGGCTGCCACCCCGCACGTCTCCTCTGCTGCGAACATCCGTGCCGCTGCTGTAACGGGTAGCAACTGCTTCAACAAGAAGCTCGGAGCAGGTCGCTACTGTGCAGGAGGGCTCCGGGCACAGCTCCGGAAGCAGGGGCCGGCGTCATTCAACCCGGGGATGGAGCCCTGTCGCACATGGAAACGGCATTTGAATTCAGATTAAAGcccaaatacagaagaaaaagggGTTTGCGAGCACCAGGCCGAGGGGGCAGTGCCCTTTGCAACTCCAGCATGCGCTCAGAATTAGACGTTCTTACCGAAGACTCAGGGCTTCCTCAAACAAGTCCGCGCCCTCGGGACCCTGGCACCACCTCCAGGGAACTGTGTCACCACCGGGAACTGTGCCGCCACCATACAGGAACCCTGTCGCCATCATCCGGGAACTGCGCCGCCAACATCCGGGAACCCTGTCGCCATCATCTGGGAACTGCGCCGCCAACATCCGGGAACTGTGCCGCCACCATCCGGGAACCCTGTCGCCATCATCCGGGAACTGCGCCGCCAACATCCGGGAACTGTGCCGCCGCCATCCGGGAACTGCGCCGCCAACATCCGGGAACCCTGTCGCCACCATCCGGGAACCCTGTCGCCATCATCCGGGAACTGCGCCGCCAACATCCGGGAACCGTGTCACCAGGGGGACCGTGCTGACACATCAGGGAGTTCCCAGATCGTGTCTTCCCTCTTAAGCCTCACGGGGGGCTCGGCTCCATTCAGACGTGGCTGGGCGCTGGGGGACGGTTCCAGGCACCCCCAGCACCGAGGAGTAGATGCGCAGTTGCCCGGCAGAGACTGAGCGGAGGAGCTGACATCCCTCTGGCCACAGTAAACAGCAGCACGTGTGGGCTGGAGGGGCCGCGTTTCCCGTCCACGGCAGTCCCCGGCGGCCAGGCCGGGCGCGTGAGTGAGTGTCCGCCTCGCCTCCGTCCGCGTGGACCCTGCTGGCTCCGCACGCTGGTCCCAGATGTGCTCCCTGAAAGTGCTCAGCACGCGACCCCTCTGGTTACGGGTTTCTTTTCCGTTTTGCTGCTGTCCCGGGCGCTGAGTGGAGCCCGGCTCCTTAATGGGCGCGGGACGCTGCCCACCCCGTGCCTCCGCTCAGCCTGACGCATCCCTTCTCCAAACCTAATTCCCCGTGTCCTTTTTACAAACTGGACTCTGCGCTGCACATTTTAAAAACGTCAGAGGACGTACCTCTCCAATCATCTGCATCATGTAGGGACTCCCATCGCCTACATTTCAtcagtgaaaaacagaaacagcGGAGAAGCATAAACTCCACCGGAGACGGGGGCTGGTGTCCCAGGGCGGCAGCTACAGCCTCTACCCTGGACTCTCCCTGGCGGACGCAGGGCCCTCCCAGCCCGGCCCCGACGCTACACTCCATGAGCTACTGACTCATCTTCCTGAGAAGAGGTCCCCGCAGCTCCCGCAGGGCCCCGGCCACCCGCTGCCCATCACTGAACGGTACCTGAGTGCATAAGTTAAATTCCTAACCAGCTTGCAGGTTCTTTAAGAGCAGCGATGATTTCATCTTCACCCTCGAGTCTGCTCTCTGCTTAGATCACCTCGGCAGGTCTTCTCTTGGCCAGGGATTTAATGGTACAGTTTGTCCCTCACAGGCTGATTCTGTTCTGTGCGGCGCTGTTTGAAAGGACATCTTTAGAAAACACGGGCCTTCTTGTGTTGAGGGGCCCTGGCGACGAGCGCTCAGAGCTCCCCTTCCAGCAGAGGTCTCAGTGGGCAGCTGCCTGAGGCAGGCCCCTTGAGCAGCTGAAACCCCACAGATAAGGAAAGGAGAGCTCAGTCAGATGCATCTGAAGCGACTTCCCACAGACCGTCGTGATCGAAATTCTACTGTCTGTGTGACACTTCGTGCTAATTGGTAGAGATCTCATCTGAGGACTTGAGTTTCTGTTTTTCACTGATGCTTTTTAACTTGGCATCAGGCTTCAGTGCCTTTAGCAACAGAAAGAGAGTGCTAGGTGTTTGGGAACCGCCAATTGGGGTCAGTACTGGTCTGGTGACTTTTCTTGCACATTCTGAATGCAATCTTTTCACGCCGGTGGTGGCAGGAGTTGGCTGTCCCTGTAGGAGTTGTGTGGATTATACAGAAACTCTACTGATATTTCTGCTCCCTGGTCAGGATAGGCAAGGCCACTGCAGGATGACAGCATGTTCACAAATCCGGTGGGTTTATCTGCACCCCACAGACGTGCTTGGTGTAGACTGTGGCAGATGTGGATTGAGATGGGTGGAATTAAGTCTCGTTAGAAACTTACTTGGCTCTAGGAAATTCcttagaatgtttttccatctaacTTTTATCTTGAAGGTTCTTATTAACAATCATCTATGCCATCACGGGGTTTGGGTTTGTGGAGCCTGGGCCGAGTGCCCCCCTTCCACTAGAGCAGCCTTGGGcaggtttcctcatctggaaaacgGGTCATAAGAAGGACGAGCTGCCATTGCCAGGGGCGATCCCGAGGACCCTGGGAGCCAAGAGTGGCTCAGTTCTCACTCAGTGCCTGGACGATGAGTGGCTGGAGAACATGGAAGCTCACGTTGGAGGAACACTGTTTTACAAGagcaaggaggagaaagaagcagCCATTTACCTTCTTACTTGAAAAAATTAAACCCTGTGAGACCCAAGGATTGTACCAGAGTCACCGACGCTTTGAGAGTAAACGAGCAAGAAGAACTGCTTGTGGGAcagtgtgtacacacacagacaagaCACAGCAGAGAGCCAGAGGGCTGGTGAATGCCCTTGCCTTTGCCCGGCGTTGGCTCCTTCCTGATGCCGGTGAGTCCTGCATTCCTGTGCAGCTGCCCTGCTCCACCAGCCTAGTGGTGCTGACCCATCCTCTCACATACAGCCTCAGCCTGCAGCTTCCCCAGCAGCTCACACTTGGCTGCCGTCCTTGCCTCGGCCATGACTCACGAATGTGGCCTGAACCCAGGGTGCAGCAGGTTTTGCTGCTGGTTCCCTGCATGACTGAACCAGAAGCACCATATCTCCCATCTGGCTCTGGCTCTTCTTCACTGCCTCCAAGAGGACATATGCAGCCTCCACTGTGTCCTGGGTGTGAGCTGGGCACCCAGACCCCAGTTCTCTAGAAGGAGGTGCAGGATGAGGAGAGGTACGGTTGAATAGAATTCTCCTACGGGGTTTGTTAATACTGAGGGGACTGCCCTGCAtcccccagctccctcccatTCTTCCTCCCTAGCCCCACGTGGCATCAAGCCCCAGCTCATCCTGGTTGGTCCTGATGCTGGATGGCACATAGAGCTGGGCTTGGAGTTGGAGTCTGAGTTTCCGGCAGCTGTATCTTCAAGGAAACTCCATCCCATGTTTTTGACACAAAAATATCGTGCTGTTCCAGGCACAGGTGCTGCCCCCCAGAGAATCTCACAGCTGAGAATGCATTTACAGATGGAGGTGGCGTGACCTTAGCTCCAGAGGTATCCCCAGATTCAGTGTAGGTTGGGTAGATTATACGCTTGGAGATTtcttaagaagaaaaggaatgttAATTAAAAACCAAGGGACAATCTCAGACGCAACAGCAGGATTTCACGCAGAGGAAATAACACGTCTGCTCTCTCCTTCACCTCCTTCCCACCTTTCCTTTTTCTgacctttaaaatttttggagGGTAGCAAATGAAGGAAACAAAGGAGATAATAAAAACCCAAAAAGGAGACTGCGTTCATTCTTAAACTATATTAATCATCTCTTGCATGTACAGGTGAAAGTCACCGTGGTAGAAATGAGATGTTTTTAATGAGGGAGATCTGGAACTAACCCTCTCTCTGCTTATCTGCTTCGTGGCCAGGGGACTGGGGATTAAATGCATTCAGGGATGCAACAGTCTTCTCTGATGTGGCGATTATTGTGATGATCGGTTTTTAGGTTTGCTCACAGATCCTGACCTcaaaggggctctgaggcaggtcCTCCATTCCCAGGTGGAGCCAGCGGAACAGAAGGATGTCAGCAGAACAGAAGGATGAGCGGCAGCAAgagcttttctttctcattttggtCTCAATCGGCCCTGTCTGGGCTGCTGCCTTTGCAATCCAGCTCTCAGACAGAGACAAGTCACTGACACTAAGGGCAGCCTCCCGTCCTGACTGTGAGGAAAAGGGTGAGTGTTAACAACCAAGTCTGAGGCCTGAAGTCGACACACGTGGCCTGCCTGGCATGTTGGAGTCATGGAAGGATAGGGCTGAGAAAAGCTCAGCCAGCAAGGAAGAGCGAGCAAGCCCTGTGCATGCAGCCCGCAGGAACCATGCACAGTGTGACCTAGGACTCACTGTGCCTGGGATGTCACTGTGCCTGGGGTCCCACTGTGCCTGGGATGTCACTGTGCCTGGGGTCCCACTGTGCCTGGGATGTCACTGTGCCTGGGGTCCCACTGTGCCTGGGATGTCACTGTGCCTGGGGTCCCACTGTGCCTCCAAGATGAAGGAGTGCCACCCATTGAGGACATTGCTTGTGAGGGGCTGAGGCTCAAGTGCCTGAGGTTCTGCTGGTTCCAGATGTGGGGAACTTGTGTTGCCCGTGTTGGCTGCCCTCCTCCTGGGGCTGGACGTGGCTGTCCACCCACAAGGTGGCTGTGCCTATGGCTGATGTGTAACCTGGCCACCCAGCACTCAGCCGGCTGAGGCACAGCTCTGGAAGCAGCACAGACCCCAGGTGAACAGTGGGTGTCCCCCCCCACACGGCAGCCCCTCGGGGTCTAGGTCTTCTCCTGCTACAGCCACCTCATCAGAGCTGATGGTGCCCAGAGCATTGCAGAGCAGAGACCTCACACTGTTGAAAGTAGAAAGTTTCCCTGGAATTCCAAACCTGCTGAAGTAGCCTTCACAACTGAAGTTGAGAAAAGTACATTTTCACTtaaatgaaggctgagagagaatGTGTGGCCATCATACCCAAATcacaataaatgcaaaataaagttgttcaggacaaagaaaaatgataaCAATTGGAAATTCTAGCTCACACCAAAGATTAAAGAGTGCCAAAAATGGTAAATGGTGGAGGGGAAAGAACTGTTTTAATGACATCATCTGGGAACTAcaacatatgcagaagaataatcACTGACAACACAGCACAAAAGCCGAGAGGAGGGTGAGGTAAGGATTTTATAGTTGCATAAAGTGTTATATTTATTAAATCTAATACtttaagtatttatattttaatttccagatgactccatgaaaataaataaggagTCAtagtttaaaacacacacacacacacaaggtacATAATCCATactaaaataaacatcaaaaaacCCTTACAAAACAATGACAATCCAGAGGATCAGGAAGGCGGAACAGAGGAAATAAGAGTTTCAGACGTCGACTTCAACCCAGCCACATCACTAGCTCCGATGTGCATGGACTAAACACTGCCACTGAGAGAGACTGTCCGAGCAGGGCAAAGGCAAGCCTCCATATACGCTTTTACAAAGAAACACTCTTTTGCGACAAAGATGCAAATAGATTCAAactgaaaagacaaacaaatgtACAGCACAAAATGCTTGTTATCAAGAAGCTGCACAGGTGTACCTATTGCAGATGAGACAGATGGTGAGAAGGACCAGCATCACCAGGGACAGAGAAGGATGTTTTCTAGGAATGAGTCCACTTGCTTAGGAAACCTAATGATGATAAGCACGTATGTACCTGATACAAAATAACAAAGTACGTGAAGCAAAAATGATCACAgttaaaggataaatgcttaaatTCACAGTTTGACAATTCTGATAACTATATATCAGGAGTTCATAGAAAAAACCAGTCAAATGACCAGATAGAAGAGATTATAACTAGAGCACTGGGAGAAAACCACAAATGCAATGATGAGCTAatactttagaaatatttaaaaatgtgggaCACTAAGGAAAAGTATATGGGCTGGAAACCCTAAAAACCAGCATCAGAAGGAAGTGGGAAAGGAAATGTCAGAAATACATCTGGAGGAAGGAAAACACAATCAAGGATAAAGTTTTGCAAATCCAAAATCACATGATAGAAATAAGTTCAAATATATCACTTTTTCCTACCAAACACAGAGAGGTTAACCTCACATATTAGAATACAAAATTATCAGTAGCAAAGGAGAACTTACAAACCAAGggcaaaaaaataaggaaatgaaacCACTAAGTATTCACAGAAAGAAAGTTTCTATGGCAAAATTAATCTTAgctcaaata from the Callithrix jacchus isolate 240 chromosome 14, calJac240_pri, whole genome shotgun sequence genome contains:
- the LOC144579203 gene encoding uncharacterized protein LOC144579203, with the protein product MVATGFPDVGGAVPGWRRHSSRMLAAQFPDDGDRVPGWWRHSSRMLAAQFPDDGDRVPGCWRRSSRMMATGFLYGGGTVPGGDTVPWRWCQGPEGADLFEEALSLRAPSPG